The genomic window CATTTTGGGATGTCAACACCACTTCTAATACAGGAATCAGGGTCTCTTTTCTATCTCTGGGGCCACTGATGGCTCCAGGGGTATGGGGCTGGAAATGAAACAGAGGGGACCATCATGATAATGGTACTATAAAGCTAATTAGTGCCTTTGGCTACTTTTCATTAGGCACTAGCTCTCAGGATAAcacttttctttcaattaaagATGCCTACTTCCCTTTCAAGCACCAACTGCCttcacggggggtgggggggtggagaatGGGGTTAGGGTTTGGAAAGAAAAGACCATTTCCCCCTGCTTTTATACTTGAAGTGAgcattcttttatgatttttactaATGGTGGGAAAATGTAAAAAGGTTTAAAGGCTCGATCTTAAAATACTTCTCCATGTACGTTTTTTCTTCCCACATAGAAAAACACTGCTGTACCTAGACACCAACCATTTTGGGGGCACCAGTTacactagaaagaaaaaagaaagaatttgggcTAGTATGTAAAAGGAGACTCCATAGCGAAGAGCAGAATTTGCTgggcagggagaaagggaaaatggagGCGGGTAAGAAAAAGGACCAGAGTGCTCACTGTTTATCACTGTCAACCTTCTCATGAAGACTCCAGTGAAGGAGTTTCCAGGGAGGAAATTTAGTAGCAAATTTAGGAAGAAAGAGGAGTTCCTCCGGTCTTTGGGCCAGATAGCTAACAGAAATTGGTCTTAAGTGGGCCTGGCTGGGACCTGGGGTAGATGAATTGGGAACTGCCTATACATACAGTATAGTTAGGAAGTTTCTGGATAAAAATTTCTGGAAGCTGAAGTCTTCTTTATTGACAGAATCAACCAAACATTCATGGCAGAGTAGGCCACAGGACCCAACAGAACACAATGTGACATTCAAATCAGACCTGTTTAAATGCCGCTCCTTTTGACCCCTTTAACTTTGTACTATGATAATTACCTGGATAGAATGGTTCTAAACTGAAACAGTATCACTCCTGTTCACTCATTTTGGAGACAAACAGCTTGGGCCAAATTTTAAAGAAGATGATAAATAAAAAGAcgaaaaaattactaaaataagcTATTAGGCCTAATCAAGAATGGCTTAATATTATTCGTTCTCATCTTTGAACATTTTACTTAAGTGCTTTATTAGAGCTACTAGCTCCGGGTTCCCACCAAGCGCATCAATTTGTTTATAGGCTTTAGACTCAAGCTCTTTCAGGGTATTCCGAGTATATTCAAAAGAACCTACGTCCTCAAGATAATGTacacagtattttttaatatctatgttttcagttctctggcGCAAGATATTCTGCACCTGGGTGCTTTCAGGCCTGGACCAAATAGCATGAATAGTAGGGAATGAGAACTTTCCCTCTGTTAGATCTTcacaaaagcttttattttcgCTATACTCTTTGGAGTGTAGATTAGCATAATCATCCCTAATTTGGAAAAAGAGCCCAAGTGTATCAAGTAGTGGCTTTAAATCTTCTTTGTAATCAGAGAACAACTGCATGAGACCTACTGCTAACCCAAAGAGTCCACCCGTCTTTTGCAGCACCATGGCTTTATACTCCTCTTCTGTGGGACAAACGTAGTTATCCCGCCAATAAATGTCTAGGCCTTGTCCCTCGTGCAGTTCCAAAAGTTGGCGGGTAAAAAGCTTGACTGCATCTGGCTGATCAAGGGTTAAGACTTTCTGTAGGCCAAGGAAGTATACGTAATTGGCAGAATTGATGACAGATGGGATTCCATAGATGCTATGTGCCACTGGAAAGCCACGTCGGAGTTTTGAGTTGTCTTCAATATCATCGATGAGTAAACTGGCATTATGCAACATTTCCGTCACTTCAATGAtaatctaacaacaacaaaacaaaacaactgaaattttttttttcatatttgagcTACCTAAAACAGCTTatgaatttcaaattatattaacaGATTATATGAGGGTCTCAAGTATCTTAGTTTTTGAAACTAGTAATTATTTAGCAAccctaatataaaacaatatggtactgcATGAGCACTAAATGGAATTAAGAGCTATGAGTGTTTTTACgtgacatttattcatttcttggGGTTAAGAACAAGGCTAGAATTGCCTAAATACCTGTAGTTTTTCTCCTGGAACTTTTAGCCAATGATTAAATGCCTGTGAAAGTTTGGTTCTCACTTGTTTACCTGCAATTAAAGAATCAAATTTGgcaataaaattagtattttaattgtaaaaaacacATGCAGAAACTTCCTCTAAAATGGATCAGACTTGATAAATCCAGCCCCATCAATCCTTTACTTTCCATTGCTGGGCCCCTACCGGCTCCTTCTGCTGAATTCACATTCTAAAACACACAACCTTAAGATTAGGGCAGGCAAAGAGACTCCTCTGCAGTGGCCCACCGGTAAGACCACTACTTTCATTTGTGTCAGCAATTCTGGAATGGACTGGGGGTTTTAGGAATCATGAttccttttttgaaaagaaagccaGACTAGTTAGTTAATTAGCACTGGACAGTTAATTAGCACTGTCCATTTCAGAGAACATATTCCCACAACATAGGTATTTTTAACGAAATGAAATTTGCTATTGAATTACCTCATAAAATTACCTCTTAAAATGACCTACCATTCCTTTAAAATTAAGGTTTTAGAAACTGGACAGCTCTGCTTGTTTCCTACCAAACAGTGAAACTACCAAAGCCTGAAGTATTCCCTTTTAATATGATGAGTTTTTCaatattatctttttcttacATAGAACGCTCAAGACAGGTCTTTGGGTACTAGTAATCACCAGAAGTTATTTTAGCCAAATATAAAGGAATGGAAGATGAAAACCACAACCagttcatttaataaatgttctatAAGCTTCCTGCTAAAGTGAATGCACAGTAACATCCTAGTTTTAGGTTTCATAAAAATAGCTACAGAAAAAGTTTCAGTAAACAAAAACAGTAAGTCATGTCCCTTTTCTCTGCAACAATTACCCAAACAAATGAATACACAAACTGCCATCACATATCTGAGAGAAACAAAGTCTCAGTTTCTGTGAGAAGCCTAAAAGAGAAGGATCTCTTCTGCCTACTAACCCTTAAGGTGAACATGGTATGGGTAGCAATTATGTACTTTATATGTCAGACCCACTTTCCAGTTTAACAAAGGTCAATCTGGGCCATACTTACAATGTACAACTGTTGCAAAGTAACCCGTATCACTTTTAGTATCACTTTTAAGGAACAAGGTTAGGAGATGAAGAACACAGAATCAAGGTGGAGccacatttttccttttacctcAGAAGGCATGCAGAAAACAGA from Rhinolophus ferrumequinum isolate MPI-CBG mRhiFer1 chromosome 27, mRhiFer1_v1.p, whole genome shotgun sequence includes these protein-coding regions:
- the GGPS1 gene encoding geranylgeranyl pyrophosphate synthase isoform X1; this encodes MEKTQETVQRILLEPYKYLLQLPGKQVRTKLSQAFNHWLKVPGEKLQIIIEVTEMLHNASLLIDDIEDNSKLRRGFPVAHSIYGIPSVINSANYVYFLGLQKVLTLDQPDAVKLFTRQLLELHEGQGLDIYWRDNYVCPTEEEYKAMVLQKTGGLFGLAVGLMQLFSDYKEDLKPLLDTLGLFFQIRDDYANLHSKEYSENKSFCEDLTEGKFSFPTIHAIWSRPESTQVQNILRQRTENIDIKKYCVHYLEDVGSFEYTRNTLKELESKAYKQIDALGGNPELVALIKHLSKMFKDENE
- the GGPS1 gene encoding geranylgeranyl pyrophosphate synthase isoform X2, whose translation is MLHNASLLIDDIEDNSKLRRGFPVAHSIYGIPSVINSANYVYFLGLQKVLTLDQPDAVKLFTRQLLELHEGQGLDIYWRDNYVCPTEEEYKAMVLQKTGGLFGLAVGLMQLFSDYKEDLKPLLDTLGLFFQIRDDYANLHSKEYSENKSFCEDLTEGKFSFPTIHAIWSRPESTQVQNILRQRTENIDIKKYCVHYLEDVGSFEYTRNTLKELESKAYKQIDALGGNPELVALIKHLSKMFKDENE